The Lactuca sativa cultivar Salinas chromosome 2, Lsat_Salinas_v11, whole genome shotgun sequence genome includes the window GTAGAAAAAAGGCAGGCAAGAAAAGTAAAACCAACAGATAGTGTAACCTGAAAGATTCAGAGGTTTAAGGAAAAAAAGAAACATAATGAACAACTCAGCCAAGCTATAGACAAATTTGGTTTTGTGAGATTTTTGTTATAAATCAAGAACCATAAGTATAAATTTGATTTGGGTTTCCTTTTAATTGGGCATTTGGGTGTAGGTGCTGCGTGGTTATCAGATTTgaaccgaggaagaagaagaagtaggtgGGGGTTTGACTTTTTTGAGAgagatatatagagagagagaggggtggGACCTTTATATATGCTAAATAAGGCacaacttcataaatggtccctatggtggTAAAATGACGAAAACATCTTTTAGTTAACGGAGAAAATTTAACGGAGTGAGGCTTATGgaccaaacatcaaaagttttgatagtacagggaccatctatgatgtttttaaaccacggggactaaactttagattttggaaaaacatagggaccatttataatgttttttctattataatAGATGTTATGGGAAAAACATAGTTTGAAGTTACCATTTTGCCCTTGAGGGATGCCTAATCTTCAAAGATTTGCAGCTTTGTGCATGTCTATCTCTATCAAGATTACACAAAAAACCAAGCAAAAAACATTTGAATTAAAGAAATGGATCAAATCCTCAAAACTCTCCCATCCCGTTTCCTAAATTCAAAGCAACATCaaaatattattataattaataacAAACACTACCCAACAAAAACCTTATTTTCCTCCACTTACTTTCTTTTTCCTAATTAAAAAAGTCTATAAATAATGATCAACTGTACTATATAATGCACCAACACGTACGCTGCATCTTTTCAGTTCAGAAACTGATCAAAAACAAAAAGACCCGCCCATCTTCAGAAATCTAAATATGGATGAGGGAATGTCAGGTTTTGGTCTGAAAGCTAGCCGCAGTGCGGGCGGTGGTGCCAAGTGTGGTCGGTGGAATCCAACCAACGAACAAGTCAAAGTATTGACGGACTTGTTCAGGTCCGGTTTACGAACCCCAACTACTGACCAGATTCAAAAGATCTCATCCCAGTTGAGTTTTTATGGGAAGATCGAAAGCAAGAATGTTTTTTACTGGTTTCAGAACCATAAAGCTAGGGAACGACAAAAACGTCGTCGGGTTTATGTTGAATATGATCAAAACGACCATAATGTTGCAAAACAACGTAAGTTTAGATCCGGTTTACATTTTCTTGAACGTTTTTATCATATTTATAATTGCTGGATGATTTATAATTTCTTCTACTTTTCTTGTGTGAACAGATTTTGCTGAAGTAACAGACACGGAAAGGGTGATAGAGACATTGCAGCTTTTTCCAGTGAACTCGAGGGCGTTCACAAACGATGAATGCAAAGAAAACACATCGCCATATCCGACCATGTATACATGTGGAACGGAAATGGAAAATCATTATCCTCAACGACACCCTTCTCTAGATTTACGTCTAAGTTTCatgtaaaaaagaaaaaagaacgaTTGAACTTCACCGTTGATCGAGTCCACCTTGGAAATCGTTGAGCAAACAGCTTTTGTGATATCGAGTTCAGCTCAAATGATATTGTATTTGTTTTAAAGTTGTCATATCTTAACTTCGGATCTTTGTTAGAACAGATCACTAGCTAGCTAGTAGATGAAATGAATAGTGTAACATTTTAATCATATTGGTATGTACGTGGGCCTTTCAAGTGTTTTTGACTACTAATTGACTTCGTTTATGAAGATTTAACTTTGCAAAGTATTATATGCATGTTCTTGGAAAAATGCATCAAAATGATTAAAAGTCGTATGTTGGACGATGCTAGTCTAACTCTGAGTAACTTTAGGTATGTTATGAGAATATGTGATACGATCCAAACAATATAAACCAGTCAAAGTTTGTAATATTCTTATCAGTATGAATATGTTAAATAACATTGACTACGTGGACAAATTCATGTGATCTAGCTTAAATATAAATATTTGTAGATTAAAGTGAGGTTTATAAACATGATTAATATGTGAaatgaactgttatgatattgGTAGTTAATGTTATTTGAGTATAAGTTGATGTAATCTCTAATTACTTCGAACCTGATAAAATTATATCTAGAATGAGATTTTGAACCATGAAATGCAATATTAAGACCGAAGGTGTCATTTTACATCCTCTACATGAGGATAAATGCAACAAAATCACATGATGGTTTGagttattaaaaaaaacacttCCATTGATGATTGAAAGAGCTAATGCCATGGCCGCTGATTCAATGTCATTTTGCTTTTTCAAGTGGTTCATCTTTTAATTGTATTTATTAGAACAACAAAAtgtttttgatatttttattaaatcattgagtagattttaaaaatgtaaatttgtaTATAATCTATGTGGCATCCAATATGATCCATTGTAGACCCATAATTGTAACGTCCCGATTCTAGAAATAAAATTCTCATTTCAAAATAGAACAAACATAATTTTTCATAAAGATATATTTAACGCAAAACCGTTTGATCATAAACCATAATTTAAAATTAGAGTTATAAAGAAAAGCAGCGTGAAATCTCGAATTATAAATCTGGTTATGTATGTACATTCCACCTTCTCCTTCCTACGATCCaataagtacctgaaaaacatttaatctaCAAACGTAAATATAAAACTTAGTGAAttctccaaaataccatacacaacAATATACATACAATGACCTTCAGCACGAAGTTGGTCCACCcttttggccttcagcacaaaactGGCTCGCTCTGGCCTTCAGCATAAAGCTGATACCCGCCTTCAGCACAAAACTGGATCACCCTCAACTTGACCATGATATATGTAATGTCCGCAAAATCAGGCTAGACATTTAAGATATAATATAAATTTTgcattaaaaaaatagaaaaaatcaaCTGAAGCGTCTGTAAATCGTAAAACTAAGTgcgcaaaaacacacacacatatatatatatatatatatatatatatatatatatagagagagagagagagagagaaagtacaCGTCATCCCgatcccgaaaatataaattCCATAGAAATCCGATTCCATATGACTTAGATATGAttcttaaaaaatataaaagttagtTGTGCACAAGGAATGTGTGACGTTAAAAGCTACGAagagaatggttgacttttagctAAAGTCACAAAAAGAACATTCGTAGTACTCTTTAAGATagaaattttgagaaaaaaatgtcaaaaacggagtcaGTACGAGAGAACTATGATTTTAGCCAAGTCATTTAATCTTATAAAAATAAGGACGGAAAATAAAGTTAGAATTAGTTGATGGAGTCTAAAgcaaagttgtagatcttgtcgagAGTTTTCCGAGGATATAAAGAATGACGAAAACGAAGTCCGTATGAATTTACAAAATCTGTGATTTGTGCCCGGCGCAATGCACCCCAGCTGA containing:
- the LOC111901370 gene encoding WUSCHEL-related homeobox 5, whose product is MDEGMSGFGLKASRSAGGGAKCGRWNPTNEQVKVLTDLFRSGLRTPTTDQIQKISSQLSFYGKIESKNVFYWFQNHKARERQKRRRVYVEYDQNDHNVAKQHFAEVTDTERVIETLQLFPVNSRAFTNDECKENTSPYPTMYTCGTEMENHYPQRHPSLDLRLSFM